TATATTCAAAAATTGGGTATAACTTTTTAAAATACAAAAAACCGATGGATTCCATATGGAATCCATCGGTTTTTATGTTATCTATTCAGAGACTATTTCTTTTAATTCACTACCTACAACTTTAGGCTTCATCAGTGGAAATAATTGCGTCTCGCGGATTGGCTTGTCTTCCAAAATAGCAAACAGACGCTCACCAAAGCCAAAACCACAGGCTGGTGGCATACCGTGCTCAAGCATCTCTACAAACTCAAAGTCAGGCATCATCGCCTCTTCGTCACCACTCTCAATTAGTTCCTGTTGCTGATAAAAACGAGCTTTTTGTTCCAGTGGGTCATTTAATTCAGAGTAACCATTCCCAACCTCTGTACCGGCAATAATCGGCTGAAAGCGTTGGGTAGCTCCCGCTTGCCCTGGTACTTCTTTAGCTAGTGGTGAAACTAGCTTTGGATGGTTAATTAGAAAAGCAGGACCAGCAATATTTTTGCGGCAATATTTCCAAAGTGTATCGGTCAGTCTTTCAATATTATCTCCTTCATACTTAACACCCAGTTCTGACAACTTAGCTTTTATTTCTTCTTCTGAAGTTGAATTCAGATCAATACCGGTTTGTCTTTTTACTTCTTCAACATAGTCTACTCTCTGCCATTCGTCAGCTAAGTCAAAGGTGTGTTCACCGCGAGTAAATTCGGTCTTACCATACACTTCAGTGGCAATAGTACGATAGAGATTTTCTACCAAATGCATTCCATCCTCATAATCAGCAAAGGCCTGGTAAAACTCAAGGTTAGTAAATTCTTGTAAGTGATTTGGACTAGAACCTTCATTACGATAAGTGCGACCAATTTCAAATATTTTTTCAAAGCCGGCCGCCATCAATCGCTTTTGCCACAATTCTCCGACCGATATACGCAAAAAGACATCAATATCAAAATCATTATGATGAGTGGCAAACGGTCGCGCTTCCGCTCCGCCGGTTGTAATCTCCAGAGTTGGAGTCTCTACTTCAGTAAAGCCCTGTTCTTTCATAAAGTTCCTGGTCACATCCCAGAACTTTTCTTTGCGCTTAAACATTTCTCGAAGCTCGTCTTTATCCAGAAGATCTAAATAACGTTTACGAAAACGTTCGTCTTCGTTCTGTAGACCGTGGTATTTGTCTGGAAGTGGTAAAAGACTTTTACTCACCATTCGCCACGATTCAGCCATCACCG
Above is a genomic segment from Candidatus Nomurabacteria bacterium containing:
- the lysS gene encoding lysine--tRNA ligase, translated to MSSLEEIRDERLKKLQILKDKGINPYVSKVNRTHEIVTALESFSELESSETIVTIVGRVMIIRGQGAIMFVVLQDATGRLQAVFKEDVLSAEDFQLFKDAADGGDFIEVTGKLFVTQRGEKSVMAESWRMVSKSLLPLPDKYHGLQNEDERFRKRYLDLLDKDELREMFKRKEKFWDVTRNFMKEQGFTEVETPTLEITTGGAEARPFATHHNDFDIDVFLRISVGELWQKRLMAAGFEKIFEIGRTYRNEGSSPNHLQEFTNLEFYQAFADYEDGMHLVENLYRTIATEVYGKTEFTRGEHTFDLADEWQRVDYVEEVKRQTGIDLNSTSEEEIKAKLSELGVKYEGDNIERLTDTLWKYCRKNIAGPAFLINHPKLVSPLAKEVPGQAGATQRFQPIIAGTEVGNGYSELNDPLEQKARFYQQQELIESGDEEAMMPDFEFVEMLEHGMPPACGFGFGERLFAILEDKPIRETQLFPLMKPKVVGSELKEIVSE